The following proteins are co-located in the Nocardia bhagyanarayanae genome:
- a CDS encoding cytochrome P450, with protein sequence MQAGLSHNGVFELRSGETWRDPWPMYAELRDHDPVHHVIPADRPDEDYYVLSRFADVYDAVRDAETFSSASGITVDYHDLEKIGLGENKPFVFTDAPDHTIFRRRVAKGFTPRQVEEIRPAVREFVVERIERLREAGGGDISVELFKPLPTMVVAHYLGVPAADRPKFDEWTDSIVAASASGNVYSAQAAVGELTQYFTAMIERRRLEPADDTITHLVASGLGEPDDIPGILQIIGFAFTMITGGNDTTTGNLGGAVQLLTTYPDQRKRLIDDPSLIPDSVNEFLRLTSPVQNMARTVTRDVEIEGVTIPAGRRALMLYASANRDEREFGPDAAELDVTRRPKTILTFGHGNHHCLGAAAARMQATIALQELLARCPDFTVDLDGVRYAEGNYVRWPVHVPFVASA encoded by the coding sequence ATGCAAGCGGGTTTGTCACACAACGGCGTGTTCGAATTACGGTCCGGCGAGACCTGGCGCGATCCGTGGCCGATGTACGCCGAGCTGCGCGATCACGATCCGGTCCACCACGTGATTCCGGCGGATCGCCCCGACGAGGACTACTACGTGCTGTCCCGTTTCGCCGACGTCTACGACGCGGTGCGCGACGCCGAGACCTTCTCCTCGGCCTCGGGCATCACGGTCGACTATCACGATCTGGAGAAGATCGGCCTCGGCGAGAACAAGCCGTTCGTGTTCACCGATGCCCCCGACCACACGATCTTCCGTCGCCGGGTGGCCAAGGGTTTCACTCCGCGGCAGGTCGAGGAGATCCGTCCCGCCGTACGGGAATTCGTCGTCGAGCGCATCGAGCGGCTGCGCGAAGCCGGTGGCGGCGACATCTCCGTCGAGCTGTTCAAGCCGCTGCCCACCATGGTGGTCGCGCACTATCTCGGCGTACCAGCCGCGGATAGGCCGAAGTTCGACGAATGGACCGACAGCATTGTCGCCGCCTCGGCCAGCGGCAACGTCTACTCGGCGCAGGCTGCCGTCGGCGAGCTCACCCAGTACTTCACCGCGATGATCGAACGCCGCCGCCTCGAACCGGCCGACGACACCATCACCCACCTGGTGGCCTCCGGCCTCGGCGAACCCGACGACATTCCCGGCATCCTGCAGATCATCGGCTTCGCCTTCACCATGATCACCGGCGGCAACGACACCACCACCGGAAATCTCGGCGGTGCGGTCCAGCTGCTGACCACCTATCCCGACCAGCGCAAGCGGCTCATCGACGATCCGAGCCTGATCCCGGATTCGGTCAACGAGTTTCTTCGGCTGACCTCGCCGGTGCAGAACATGGCCCGCACCGTGACCAGGGACGTGGAGATCGAGGGCGTCACCATTCCGGCGGGCAGGCGGGCGCTGATGCTCTACGCCTCGGCCAACCGCGACGAACGCGAATTCGGCCCGGACGCCGCGGAATTGGACGTCACCCGCAGGCCGAAGACCATCCTCACCTTCGGCCACGGCAACCACCACTGCCTCGGCGCGGCGGCCGCCCGCATGCAGGCCACCATCGCGTTGCAAGAGTTGCTCGCCCGCTGCCCGGACTTCACCGTCGACTTGGACGGCGTCCGCTACGCGGAGGGCAACTACGTGCGGTGGCCGGTGCACGTCCCGTTCGTGGCGAGCGCATGA
- a CDS encoding TetR/AcrR family transcriptional regulator, giving the protein MNTDWLAEQRTELAAQRILDAAARLFAERGVADTQMADIAKAAGCSRATVYRYFENRHAVRLAFVHREARRVGAAVVAEVDGIADPGERIVTAMLTAVRAVRAEPLLIAWFRPADAGLAVEIGQSSQVIEALATAFLPDSIGDDRPRLARWLTRLIVSLLTVPGVDDADERAMLEHFVAPLFASA; this is encoded by the coding sequence ATGAACACCGACTGGCTGGCCGAGCAGCGCACCGAACTGGCCGCGCAACGGATCCTGGACGCGGCCGCGCGCCTGTTCGCCGAACGGGGCGTCGCCGACACCCAGATGGCCGATATCGCCAAGGCGGCGGGCTGTTCCCGCGCGACGGTCTACCGGTACTTCGAGAACCGGCACGCGGTGCGGCTCGCCTTCGTGCACCGGGAGGCGCGGCGCGTCGGTGCGGCGGTGGTCGCGGAGGTCGACGGGATCGCCGATCCGGGCGAGCGGATCGTGACCGCCATGCTCACCGCGGTGCGCGCGGTCCGCGCGGAGCCGCTGCTGATCGCCTGGTTCCGGCCCGCCGACGCGGGACTCGCCGTGGAGATCGGTCAGTCCTCGCAAGTGATCGAGGCGCTCGCGACCGCCTTCCTACCGGATTCGATCGGCGACGACCGGCCGCGGCTGGCGCGCTGGCTGACCCGGCTGATCGTCTCGCTGCTCACCGTCCCCGGCGTCGACGACGCGGACGAACGCGCCATGCTGGAGCATTTCGTCGCGCCGCTGTTCGCCTCCGCCTGA
- the ctaD gene encoding cytochrome c oxidase subunit I, whose product MTAVAPRPESELEAVRPYPRRVGPKGSFILKLVTTTDPKVLGTMYLTTSMSFFMIGGLMALLMRGELARPGMQFLSTEQFNQLFTMHGTIMLLFYATAVVFAFANLILPLQIGAPDVAFPRLNAFSYWLYLFGATMATAGFITPGGAADFGWTAYQPLSDMMHSPGVGGDMWILGLAVSGLGTILGAVNMITTVVCLRAPGMTMFRLPIFTWNIVVTSVLILLAFPILTAALFAIAYDRHLGGHIYDPATGGVILYQHLFWFFGHPEVYIIALPFFGIVSEIFPVFSRKPIFGYTTLVYATLGIAALSVAVWAHHMFATGAVLLPFFSFMTFLIAVPTGVKFFNWIGTMWRGQLTFETPMLFSIGFIVTFLFGGLSGVILASPPLDFHVSDSYFVVAHFHYVLFGTIAFATYAGIYFWFPKMTGRMLDERLGKWHFWTTFVGFHMTFLVQHWLGNEGFPRRYADYLPSDGFTGLNTVSTIGSFILGASLLPFVWNVFKSARYGEPVTVDDPWGYGNSLEWATTCPPPRHNFYELPRIRSERPAFELHYPHMIDRMRAEAHVGWGAPRHGEAVMEPVAGAPEKKA is encoded by the coding sequence GTGACTGCCGTAGCTCCCAGGCCGGAGTCGGAACTCGAGGCCGTCCGGCCGTATCCGAGGCGGGTGGGGCCGAAGGGGTCGTTCATCTTGAAGTTGGTCACCACGACCGACCCGAAGGTGCTCGGCACGATGTACCTGACCACATCGATGTCGTTCTTCATGATCGGCGGCCTGATGGCGCTGCTGATGCGCGGCGAACTGGCCAGGCCTGGCATGCAGTTCCTGTCCACCGAGCAGTTCAATCAGCTGTTCACCATGCACGGCACGATCATGCTGCTGTTCTACGCGACGGCCGTGGTGTTCGCCTTCGCCAATCTGATCCTGCCGCTGCAGATCGGCGCACCCGACGTGGCCTTCCCGCGCCTCAATGCCTTCAGCTACTGGCTGTACCTGTTCGGTGCGACCATGGCGACCGCGGGTTTCATCACCCCGGGCGGCGCCGCCGACTTCGGTTGGACCGCGTACCAACCGCTCAGCGACATGATGCACTCGCCGGGAGTCGGCGGTGACATGTGGATCCTCGGTCTGGCGGTCTCGGGTCTCGGCACCATCCTCGGCGCGGTCAACATGATCACCACCGTGGTCTGCTTGCGCGCGCCCGGCATGACCATGTTCCGCCTGCCGATCTTCACCTGGAACATCGTCGTCACCAGCGTGCTGATCCTGCTCGCCTTCCCGATCCTCACCGCCGCGCTGTTCGCGATCGCCTACGACCGCCACCTCGGCGGGCACATCTACGATCCGGCCACCGGCGGGGTGATCCTCTACCAGCATCTGTTCTGGTTCTTCGGCCACCCCGAGGTGTACATCATCGCGCTGCCGTTCTTCGGCATCGTCTCGGAGATCTTCCCGGTCTTCTCCCGCAAGCCGATCTTCGGCTACACCACGCTGGTCTACGCGACCCTCGGCATCGCCGCGCTGTCCGTCGCGGTGTGGGCGCACCACATGTTCGCCACCGGTGCGGTGCTGCTGCCGTTCTTCTCGTTCATGACCTTCCTCATCGCGGTGCCCACCGGCGTGAAGTTCTTCAACTGGATCGGCACGATGTGGCGCGGTCAGCTGACCTTCGAGACGCCGATGCTGTTCTCGATCGGCTTCATCGTCACGTTCCTGTTCGGCGGTCTGTCCGGCGTGATCCTGGCCAGCCCGCCGCTGGACTTCCACGTGTCCGACTCGTACTTCGTGGTCGCGCACTTCCACTACGTGCTCTTCGGCACCATCGCCTTCGCGACGTACGCGGGCATCTACTTCTGGTTCCCGAAGATGACCGGCCGCATGCTCGACGAACGGCTCGGCAAGTGGCACTTCTGGACCACGTTCGTCGGCTTCCACATGACCTTCTTGGTGCAGCACTGGCTCGGTAACGAGGGATTCCCGCGCCGCTACGCCGACTACCTGCCCTCGGACGGATTCACCGGCCTGAACACGGTTTCCACCATCGGGTCGTTCATCCTGGGCGCCTCGCTGCTGCCGTTCGTCTGGAACGTCTTCAAGAGCGCCCGGTACGGCGAACCCGTCACGGTGGACGATCCGTGGGGCTATGGCAACTCGCTGGAGTGGGCCACCACCTGCCCGCCGCCGCGACACAACTTCTACGAGCTGCCGCGCATCCGTTCCGAGCGTCCCGCGTTCGAGCTGCACTACCCGCACATGATCGATCGCATGCGCGCCGAAGCGCACGTGGGCTGGGGTGCGCCGCGGCACGGTGAAGCCGTCATGGAACCGGTCGCGGGCGCGCCCGAAAAGAAGGCCTAG
- a CDS encoding TetR/AcrR family transcriptional regulator, producing MTSSPAPQPTGGRQARWQPHNTRRRELIVTALIELIEETPMGVEVSMQRITERSGLSKSVVYRQFSGREELDRRTRTVIGDRFTDDIDAALDISDGSIHVILRRTIAEVVDWIDQHARLYDFLRRGPALGDPNDVDGVSSLKDRIAARTRQLVSGLAGVVGVVDEAAADTMTFAIVSMTEATVSRWARAPERPMSRDELVAELAGYTWSVLDGVARAHHLALDPDEPLLAALTRLASVDSSS from the coding sequence ATGACGTCGTCACCCGCCCCGCAGCCCACCGGTGGCAGGCAGGCGCGCTGGCAGCCGCACAACACTCGGCGGCGCGAGCTCATCGTGACGGCCCTGATCGAATTGATCGAGGAGACGCCGATGGGCGTCGAGGTCTCGATGCAGCGGATCACCGAGCGCTCCGGATTGTCGAAATCGGTGGTGTACCGGCAGTTCTCAGGTCGCGAGGAACTCGACCGGCGCACCAGGACGGTGATCGGCGATCGGTTCACCGACGACATCGACGCCGCGCTCGACATCTCCGACGGTTCCATCCACGTCATCCTGCGCCGCACCATCGCCGAGGTGGTGGACTGGATCGACCAGCACGCGCGTCTCTACGACTTCCTGCGCCGCGGTCCCGCGCTCGGCGACCCCAACGACGTGGACGGCGTGAGCAGCCTGAAGGACCGGATCGCGGCACGCACCCGCCAGCTGGTCTCCGGCCTGGCCGGAGTGGTCGGCGTGGTGGACGAGGCGGCCGCGGACACGATGACCTTCGCCATCGTGTCCATGACGGAGGCCACCGTGTCGCGCTGGGCGCGCGCTCCGGAACGCCCGATGAGCCGCGACGAACTCGTCGCCGAGCTCGCCGGTTACACGTGGAGCGTGCTGGACGGAGTCGCGCGGGCGCACCATCTCGCGCTGGATCCCGACGAACCGCTGCTCGCCGCGCTCACTCGGTTGGCGAGCGTCGACAGCTCCTCCTGA
- a CDS encoding AurF N-oxygenase family protein, whose translation MTLSESVRTGLFDREYWETLDTLSEGSVHRKFDPYLDIDWDGPEFAIDKDDPRWILSPEFDPLGATDWYRNLPPQRQIEIGRWRTANVIKVGAAFESVLIRGMMQYIMKLPNGSPEFRYCLHEMTEECNHIQMFQELVNRIGVDVPGMRPIFRALSPLIGVAGGYAHVILFIGILGGEEPIDHYQKAIIRDGGNIPPAVLRTMEIHIAEEARHISFANEFLKAHIDRMSPAGKAVCALAFPLAMRWLAGEIMVPPRSFAKEFDIPREVFRDAFWRAPQSRRILSGYFGDIRKLASELGLMNPVTKRVWSMLHIDGDAARYRSEPERRIA comes from the coding sequence ATGACGCTGTCCGAATCGGTTCGCACCGGACTGTTCGATCGGGAGTACTGGGAAACGCTGGACACCCTGTCCGAGGGTTCGGTGCACCGGAAGTTCGACCCGTACCTGGACATCGACTGGGACGGCCCCGAATTCGCGATCGACAAGGACGATCCACGATGGATCCTGTCCCCGGAGTTCGATCCGCTCGGCGCGACCGACTGGTACCGAAACCTGCCGCCGCAGCGGCAGATCGAGATCGGCCGCTGGCGCACCGCGAATGTGATCAAGGTGGGCGCGGCCTTCGAGAGCGTGCTGATCCGCGGAATGATGCAGTACATCATGAAGCTGCCCAACGGCTCTCCGGAGTTCCGTTACTGCTTGCACGAGATGACCGAAGAGTGCAATCACATCCAGATGTTCCAGGAGTTGGTCAACCGGATCGGCGTGGATGTGCCCGGCATGCGGCCGATCTTCCGCGCGCTGTCCCCCCTGATCGGCGTGGCGGGCGGCTACGCGCACGTCATCCTGTTCATCGGCATTCTCGGCGGCGAGGAACCGATCGACCACTATCAGAAGGCGATCATCCGCGACGGCGGCAACATCCCGCCCGCCGTGCTGCGCACCATGGAGATCCACATCGCCGAGGAGGCTCGGCACATCTCCTTCGCCAACGAGTTCCTGAAGGCGCACATCGATCGGATGAGCCCCGCGGGTAAAGCCGTGTGCGCCTTGGCCTTTCCGTTGGCCATGCGCTGGCTGGCCGGGGAGATCATGGTGCCGCCGCGCTCGTTCGCCAAGGAGTTCGACATCCCGCGCGAGGTGTTCCGCGACGCGTTCTGGCGGGCGCCGCAGTCGCGCCGGATCCTGTCCGGCTACTTCGGCGACATCCGCAAACTCGCGAGCGAACTGGGTCTGATGAACCCGGTCACCAAGCGGGTGTGGTCGATGCTGCACATCGACGGCGACGCCGCGCGCTACCGCAGCGAACCCGAACGCCGCATCGCCTGA
- a CDS encoding TetR/AcrR family transcriptional regulator translates to MTTPRARARAQTMEDIKRIGREHLATHGAAALSLRAVARDLGVVSSAVYRYVRSRDELLTLLVVDGYNALGDAVDDALTAAPADPAERLRVAGRAVRAWALAEPAWYGLLFGSPVPGYEAPADQTVDPGVRVIATLMRIFADAYGAGRLREPSRPVRVSTALAGSFADVRDEFDLNVPDWLVVRGVAVWSALFGAVSFDVFDMYGRDTFADRTELFELVLDNLLDLLGFPA, encoded by the coding sequence ATGACGACGCCGCGCGCGCGGGCACGAGCCCAGACGATGGAGGACATCAAGCGGATCGGCCGCGAACATCTGGCCACACACGGCGCCGCGGCGCTGTCGCTGCGCGCGGTGGCCCGCGATCTCGGCGTGGTCTCCTCGGCGGTGTACCGGTACGTACGCAGCCGTGACGAGTTGCTGACCCTGCTCGTCGTCGACGGCTACAACGCCCTCGGCGACGCCGTCGACGACGCCCTCACCGCCGCGCCCGCCGATCCCGCGGAGCGGCTGCGGGTGGCGGGCCGCGCGGTGCGCGCCTGGGCGCTGGCCGAACCCGCTTGGTACGGGCTGCTTTTCGGCTCGCCGGTGCCGGGATACGAGGCGCCCGCCGACCAGACCGTCGATCCCGGTGTGCGGGTGATCGCCACGCTCATGCGGATCTTCGCCGACGCGTACGGTGCGGGCCGCTTGCGGGAGCCGTCCCGCCCGGTCCGCGTCTCGACCGCGCTGGCGGGCAGCTTCGCCGATGTCCGCGACGAATTCGACCTGAACGTGCCGGACTGGTTGGTGGTGCGCGGCGTCGCGGTCTGGAGCGCGCTGTTCGGCGCGGTGAGCTTCGACGTGTTCGACATGTACGGCCGCGACACCTTCGCCGACCGCACCGAGCTGTTCGAGCTGGTCCTGGACAACCTGCTGGACCTGCTGGGTTTCCCCGCCTGA
- a CDS encoding MerR family transcriptional regulator — protein sequence MSRYSRLQLADLSGVPARTIRYYHSLGVLPKPGRAGKEAVYTDEHLDRLRDISGMQARGLRLEAIREVFDAEAQRGANADWRSVLDPRYPGAADQSVVIDDDELSSLLGDRRADILDELVAAQYVEPCGEGWRIPDQPMLKGALILYDVGTDITLSGALRKLIRARIAELADEMVRTFRDAAATSYGGEGIGTDLSRFRERFRAAAWEVGGATLADEIERAVRELDG from the coding sequence GTGTCCCGATACAGCCGTCTTCAGCTGGCCGATCTCAGCGGTGTACCGGCGCGCACCATCCGCTACTACCACTCACTGGGTGTGCTGCCGAAACCCGGTCGCGCAGGCAAGGAGGCGGTGTACACCGACGAACACCTGGATCGGTTGCGCGACATCTCCGGCATGCAGGCGCGCGGGCTGCGCCTGGAGGCGATCCGGGAGGTGTTCGACGCCGAAGCCCAGCGTGGCGCCAACGCCGACTGGCGCTCGGTGCTCGATCCGCGGTATCCCGGTGCGGCGGACCAATCGGTGGTGATCGATGACGACGAACTGTCGTCCCTGCTCGGCGATCGCCGCGCCGACATCCTCGACGAACTCGTCGCCGCCCAGTACGTCGAGCCGTGCGGGGAGGGCTGGCGCATTCCCGATCAGCCGATGCTCAAGGGCGCGCTGATCCTCTACGACGTCGGCACCGACATCACCCTCAGCGGTGCGCTGCGCAAACTCATCCGCGCCAGAATCGCCGAGCTCGCCGACGAGATGGTGCGCACGTTCCGCGACGCGGCCGCGACGAGTTACGGCGGCGAGGGCATCGGCACCGACCTGAGCCGGTTCCGCGAACGCTTCCGCGCCGCCGCGTGGGAGGTCGGCGGTGCGACCTTGGCCGACGAGATCGAGCGCGCGGTCCGCGAACTGGACGGCTGA
- a CDS encoding GMC oxidoreductase gives MSQRATDFDVLIVGSGFGGSVTALRLVEKGYKVGVLEAGQRFADDELPKTSWDLRKFLWAPALGCYGIQRIHLLRDVLILGGAGVGGGSLNYANTLYVPPKPFFQDPQWRDMTDWRSELTPYYEQAQKMLGVVRNPHMTPADEIFKKVAEDMGVGDTFVQTPVGVFFGEPGKTVADPYFGGVGPERTGCVECGDCMVGCKFGAKNTLVKNYLYLAEQAGAEVVPMTTVTALRPLPDGTWDVETKRTGKVVRKQPKTYTAAHVVLAAGTRGTQKLLFDMRDKGVLPGLSKRLGVLTRTNSESIVGAATRKVTPGVDFTKGVAITSSIHPTPDTHIEPVRYGKGSNSMGLLQTLMVDGGGRIPRWLRFLLLVLRHPLHLFQFLSTKNWSERTIISLVMQHLDNSITTYTKRGVFGRKLTSKQGHGQPNPTWIPVGNEVTRKVADEIGGIAGGSWGEIFNIPLTAHFLGGATIGADPEHGVIDGYHRVFGYPTLSVVDGAAVSANLGVNPSLTITAQAERAAAYWPNKGEVDTRPSQSEGYQRISPVAPVKPVVPAGSPAALVLPIVPVRPANQETPAAG, from the coding sequence ATGTCCCAGCGAGCAACCGACTTCGATGTGCTCATCGTCGGTTCCGGTTTCGGCGGCAGCGTCACCGCGCTGCGCCTGGTGGAGAAGGGGTACAAGGTCGGCGTGCTCGAGGCGGGTCAGCGCTTCGCCGACGACGAACTCCCCAAGACCAGCTGGGACCTACGCAAGTTCCTATGGGCGCCGGCGCTCGGCTGTTACGGCATTCAGCGCATCCACCTGCTGCGCGACGTACTGATCCTCGGCGGCGCCGGTGTCGGCGGCGGTTCGCTGAACTACGCCAACACCCTCTACGTGCCGCCGAAGCCGTTCTTCCAGGACCCGCAGTGGCGGGACATGACGGACTGGCGCTCGGAGCTCACGCCCTACTACGAGCAGGCCCAGAAGATGCTCGGCGTCGTGCGCAATCCGCACATGACACCCGCCGACGAGATCTTCAAGAAGGTCGCCGAGGACATGGGCGTCGGCGACACCTTCGTGCAAACCCCGGTCGGCGTGTTCTTCGGTGAGCCGGGCAAGACCGTGGCCGATCCGTACTTCGGCGGTGTCGGCCCCGAGCGCACCGGCTGCGTGGAATGCGGCGACTGCATGGTCGGCTGCAAGTTCGGCGCCAAGAACACGCTCGTCAAGAACTATCTGTACCTGGCCGAGCAGGCCGGCGCCGAGGTCGTCCCGATGACCACGGTCACCGCGCTGCGGCCGCTGCCCGACGGCACCTGGGACGTCGAGACCAAGCGCACCGGCAAGGTGGTCCGCAAACAGCCCAAGACCTACACCGCCGCGCACGTGGTGCTCGCCGCGGGCACCCGAGGCACCCAGAAGCTGCTGTTCGACATGCGCGACAAGGGCGTGCTGCCCGGCCTTTCCAAGCGGCTCGGCGTGCTGACCCGCACCAATTCCGAATCGATCGTCGGCGCCGCGACCAGGAAGGTCACTCCCGGCGTCGACTTCACCAAGGGCGTGGCGATCACGTCCTCGATCCATCCGACGCCGGACACCCACATCGAACCCGTCCGCTACGGCAAGGGCTCCAACTCGATGGGTCTGCTGCAGACGCTGATGGTGGACGGCGGCGGCCGCATCCCGCGCTGGCTGCGATTCCTGCTGCTGGTCCTGCGCCATCCGCTGCACCTGTTCCAGTTCCTCAGCACCAAGAACTGGAGCGAGCGCACCATCATCTCGCTGGTGATGCAGCACCTGGACAACTCGATCACCACCTACACCAAGCGCGGCGTGTTCGGACGCAAGCTCACCTCCAAACAGGGCCACGGCCAACCGAATCCGACGTGGATCCCGGTCGGCAACGAGGTCACGCGCAAGGTGGCCGACGAGATCGGCGGCATCGCGGGCGGCAGCTGGGGCGAGATCTTCAACATCCCGCTCACCGCGCACTTCCTCGGCGGCGCCACCATCGGCGCCGACCCGGAGCACGGCGTCATCGACGGCTACCACCGGGTCTTCGGTTATCCGACGCTGAGCGTGGTGGACGGCGCGGCGGTCTCCGCCAACCTCGGCGTGAACCCGTCGCTGACCATCACCGCGCAGGCCGAGCGGGCCGCGGCCTACTGGCCGAACAAGGGCGAGGTGGACACCAGGCCGTCGCAAAGCGAGGGGTACCAGCGGATTTCCCCGGTCGCCCCGGTCAAGCCGGTGGTACCGGCAGGCTCGCCCGCCGCGCTCGTGTTGCCGATC